In Rhodospirillales bacterium, the following are encoded in one genomic region:
- a CDS encoding DUF1127 domain-containing protein — MSTNPLVDRRIEQYADQLVYKPEDVWRFEHKAREIRAREFARVVRAGWNWVKTYLVEPIASAIRAERAYRELMALDDRTLADIGISRSEISGIVARSIAPRADAKRVVSVKAVATVRAPAGVEEKRVA, encoded by the coding sequence ATGTCCACCAATCCCCTCGTCGACCGCCGGATCGAGCAGTATGCCGACCAGCTGGTCTACAAGCCCGAAGACGTCTGGCGGTTCGAGCATAAGGCGCGCGAAATTCGCGCCCGCGAATTCGCCCGTGTCGTCCGCGCGGGCTGGAACTGGGTCAAGACCTATCTTGTCGAACCCATCGCCAGCGCGATTCGCGCCGAACGGGCCTATCGCGAACTGATGGCCCTCGACGACCGCACCCTCGCCGACATCGGTATTTCGCGGAGCGAGATTTCCGGCATCGTCGCGCGTTCGATCGCCCCGCGCGCCGACGCCAAGCGGGTAGTTTCGGTAAAGGCGGTGGCGACGGTTCGCGCTCCCGCCGGCGTCGAGGAAAAGCGCGTCGCCTGA
- a CDS encoding aminopeptidase P family protein codes for MRRPRRSAESPSAPDAKERLDRFRRELKRRKLDGFVVPRADEHQNEYVPPSAERLAWLTGFTGSAGTAVVLPTKAALLTDGRYTLQARDQVDSRLWRVRSSADVTPGGWFAAEAGRKVRVGYDPWLMTQAQVRNLRAALAPIAGEAVACAENPIDVLWRDRPPAPSAPARVHPLRFAGTPHAAKRARIAEALRRAGADALVLTLPDSIAWLLNVRGGDVPHTPLMLAFGLLHADRKIDLFVDARKLTPEVRRHLGRGTRVRAPAEFGPALDALARAGRRIHVCPETAAAWIFERLAAAKGRIVPGYDPCQDAKAPKTPAELAGIRRAHRRDGAALTRFLAWLARTAPKGDVDEMRAARILDSFRAEVEDFQGPSFPTISGAGANGAVVHYRVSARTNRRLRAGELFLVDSGGQYLDGTTDVTRTVAVGRPSAEMRDRFTRVLKGHIAVATLVFPEGTAGRQIDAFARQALWRAGLDYEHGTGHGVGHFLGVHEGPQRIAKGGSAAALRPGMVVSNEPGYYKTGAYGIRIENLVAVRRIRAPRGAEVPLLGFETLTLAPIDRALIDSRLLAPDGIAWLDAYHARVRRALAPLLDRRTRTWLTRATRPLRGG; via the coding sequence ATGCGCCGCCCTCGCCGATCAGCCGAATCCCCCTCCGCGCCCGACGCGAAAGAACGCCTCGACCGTTTCAGGCGCGAACTGAAGCGCCGGAAACTGGATGGCTTCGTCGTTCCGCGCGCCGACGAGCACCAGAACGAATACGTGCCCCCCTCGGCCGAGCGCCTCGCCTGGCTCACCGGATTCACCGGTTCGGCCGGCACCGCGGTGGTGCTGCCGACCAAGGCGGCGCTGTTGACCGACGGGCGCTACACGCTGCAGGCGCGCGACCAGGTCGATTCCCGCCTGTGGCGCGTGCGGTCGTCCGCCGACGTCACGCCCGGCGGCTGGTTCGCGGCCGAGGCCGGGCGCAAGGTGCGCGTCGGCTACGATCCCTGGCTGATGACCCAAGCGCAGGTGCGAAACTTGCGCGCCGCGCTCGCGCCGATCGCGGGCGAAGCGGTCGCCTGCGCGGAGAATCCGATCGACGTTCTCTGGCGCGACCGGCCGCCCGCGCCGAGCGCACCCGCGCGGGTCCATCCGCTCCGGTTCGCCGGAACGCCGCACGCCGCCAAGCGCGCGCGCATCGCCGAGGCGTTGCGCCGGGCCGGCGCCGACGCGCTGGTTCTGACGCTCCCCGATTCGATCGCCTGGCTTCTCAACGTGCGCGGCGGCGACGTGCCGCACACGCCCCTGATGCTCGCCTTCGGCCTACTGCACGCCGACCGGAAAATCGACCTGTTCGTGGACGCGCGCAAATTGACGCCCGAGGTGCGCCGTCACCTCGGACGGGGTACCCGTGTGCGCGCGCCCGCCGAATTCGGTCCGGCGCTCGACGCGCTCGCGCGCGCCGGGCGACGGATTCACGTCTGCCCTGAGACCGCGGCCGCCTGGATTTTCGAGCGACTCGCCGCCGCCAAGGGCCGCATCGTGCCCGGTTACGATCCCTGCCAGGACGCCAAGGCGCCGAAGACGCCGGCGGAACTCGCCGGCATCCGCCGGGCGCATCGGCGCGACGGCGCGGCGTTGACGCGTTTTCTCGCCTGGCTCGCGCGCACGGCGCCCAAAGGCGATGTCGACGAAATGCGCGCGGCCCGCATCCTCGATTCATTTCGCGCCGAGGTCGAGGATTTCCAAGGCCCGAGCTTTCCGACCATTTCCGGCGCGGGCGCGAACGGCGCCGTCGTCCATTATCGGGTGTCGGCGCGCACCAACCGGCGCCTGCGGGCAGGCGAGCTCTTTCTGGTCGATTCCGGCGGTCAATATCTCGACGGCACCACCGACGTGACCCGCACCGTCGCCGTCGGGCGGCCCAGCGCGGAGATGCGCGATCGCTTCACCCGCGTGCTCAAGGGCCACATTGCCGTCGCCACGCTGGTTTTTCCCGAGGGCACCGCCGGGCGCCAGATCGACGCCTTCGCCCGCCAAGCGCTGTGGCGCGCCGGACTCGATTACGAGCACGGCACCGGTCACGGCGTCGGCCACTTCCTCGGCGTGCACGAAGGCCCCCAGCGCATCGCCAAGGGCGGCAGCGCGGCCGCGCTTCGGCCCGGCATGGTGGTGTCCAACGAACCCGGTTATTACAAGACCGGCGCCTACGGCATCCGGATCGAGAACCTGGTGGCGGTGCGGCGGATCAGGGCGCCGCGCGGCGCCGAAGTGCCGCTGCTCGGATTCGAAACCCTGACGCTGGCCCCGATCGATCGCGCGCTTATTGATTCCCGGCTGTTGGCCCCCGACGGGATCGCTTGGCTCGACGCCTACCACGCCCGGGTGCGCCGCGCGCTCGCGCCTTTGCTCGACCGCCGGACCCGGACCTGGCTGACCCGGGCCACCCGCCCGTTGCGCGGCGGTTAA